A genome region from Staphylococcus capitis subsp. capitis includes the following:
- a CDS encoding multidrug efflux SMR transporter, producing the protein MAWIFLLIAGSLEIIGVVLLNELSRTQNKLFIILLGLAFILSFSTLKLAMHEIPMGTAYAIWTAIGTAGGTIIGMLFYKESKHFSRIICILMILVAVVGLRLIG; encoded by the coding sequence ATGGCGTGGATTTTTCTTTTAATAGCCGGAAGCTTAGAAATAATCGGTGTGGTACTACTGAATGAATTATCACGTACACAAAATAAATTATTCATCATATTACTTGGCCTCGCCTTTATTTTAAGCTTTAGCACTTTAAAACTTGCCATGCATGAAATACCTATGGGCACAGCTTATGCTATTTGGACAGCTATAGGAACCGCAGGCGGTACCATTATCGGCATGTTATTTTATAAAGAATCGAAACACTTTAGTCGAATTATTTGCATTTTAATGATACTTGTA